From the Fulvia fulva chromosome 2, complete sequence genome, one window contains:
- a CDS encoding Aprataxin-like protein has translation MATNRASADDFEDPTREHVTGTAVPGQQPTNQSPPSERPNAFTEMMKPKKKQTASNTDAPTKQTIFSGRDGLAAYTIDPASFPQSRVVRFNDKFTIIRDLFPKAWIHLLILPRDPKKNVLRPQDAFDNVRFLEECKQEEKKVRGIVAEELRRNFGKHSKSERARMEAMEAEDPPDELPTGRDWSKEVISGIHANPSMNHVHIHVLSRDMVSEPMKKINHYLSFTTDFFVSLDQFPLPEDDHRRNYRHLPADMHCWRCGKNFGNKISKLKEHLAEEFEEWKKE, from the exons ATGGCCACGAACCGGGCGTCAGCAGACGATTTCGAAGATCCGACGCGTGAGCATGTCACAGGCACAGCTGTTCCTGGCCAGCAGCCAACGAACCAGTCTCCACCTTCTGAACGACCCAATGCCT TCACAGAGATGATGAAGCCCAAAAAGAAACAGACTGCGAGCAACACCGATGCACCGACCAAGCAGACCATCTTCTCTGGACGCGATGGCCTAGCAGCATACACCATAGACCCAGCGTCCTTTCCACAGAGCCGGGTTGTACGCTTCAACGACAAGTTCACGATCATCAGAGACCTCTTTCCTAAAGCTTGGATACACTTGCTCATCCTTCCGCGGGATCCGAAAAAGAATGTGCTAAGACCACAGGACGCTTTCGATAATGTACGATTCCTCGAAGAGTGCAAGCAGGAAGAGAAGAAGGTTCGTGGCATCGTTGCAGAAGAGCTACGGCGGAACTTTGGGAAGCACTCCAAGTCAGAGCGGGCGAGGATGGAGGCTATGGAAGCGGAGGACCCGCCGGATGAGCTGCCTACAGGGCGCGACTGGTCGAAGGAGGTCATTTCTGGTATCCACGCGAATCCAAGCATGAATCATGTCCATATCCACGTTCTGTCCCGCGACATGGTTAGCGAGCCGATGAAGAAGATCAACCACTACCTTTCCTTTACGACAGATTTCTTCGTATCACTGGACCAATTCCCACTGCCGGAGGATGACCACAGGAGGAACTACCGCCACTTGCCGGCGGACATGCATTGTTGGCGTTGCGGAAAGAATTTTGGAAACAAGATTTCCAAGCTCAAGGAGCACTTGGCCGAGGAGTTTGAAGAGTGGAAGAAAGAATAA
- a CDS encoding tRNA dimethylallyltransferase produces the protein MFKLRVLRLRRTFATMTRTPPRNPLVAVIGATGTGKSELAVEIAKRYNGEIINGDAMQLYAGLPIITNKITPEEQQGIAHHLLGRIGLQEQTWVVSTFVREALKTIEEIRSRGRLPILVGGTHYYTQSLLFHDRLAEGDTEEKAEFVANTSEKWPILQESTDVLLQELKKVDPVMADRWHPNDRRKIQRSLEIYLQTGRPASGIYADQRAAKEVQDSSTAQGSGMRFPTLVLWVHAETDTLRSRLNKRVDKMLERGLLHEVATLSKGAAEHAAADIPIDESRGIWVSIGYKEFKDFSRAQADPSVDAAKLEKMKAEGVERTQIATRQYAKRQVRWIRIKLVNALAESRSSESLYLLDGTDVSRFDDDVIEPAVKLAGQFLRGEELPQPASMSAAAKELLQPTRDYDLAPKPEKWAKQYCLACDVTCVTPEQWQMHTKSKAHKKLTAKLRQAEHQPGRQND, from the exons ATGTTCAAGTTGCGCGTGTTGCGTCTGAGGAGGACGTTCGCGACGATGACCCGGACACCTCCACGCAATCCCCTGGTCGCCGTCATTGGCGCAACGGGCACTGGCAAGTCTGAA CTGGCGGTTGAGATTGCGAAACGATACAATGGCGAGATCATCAACGGAGACGCGATGCAGCTCTATGCAGGTCTGCCCATCATCACGAACAAGATCACACCGGAGGAACAGCAAGGCATAGCACACCACCTACTCGGACGGATAGGACTTCAAGAGCAGACATGGGTTGTGAGCACATTCGTACGTGAAGCACTGAAGACTATCGAGGAGATCAGGTCAAGAGGCCGATTGCCCATTCTAGTTGGAGGCACGCACTATTACACCCAGAGTCTGCTGTTCCACGATCGGTTAGCGGAAGGAGACACTGAGGAGAAGGCTGAATTCGTAGCCAATACGTCAGAGAAGTGGCCCATCTTGCAGGAGTCGACCGATGTCCTGCTTCAGGAGCTGAAGAAAGTTGACCCGGTCATGGCAGATCGATGGCATCCGAATGATAGGCGTAAGATCCAGAGGAGCCTCGAGATATATCTGCAGACAGGAAGACCGGCATCGGGCATTTACGCTGATCAACGTGCCGCCAAAGAGGTCCAAGACAGTAGTACAGCACAAGGGAGTGGCATGCGCTTCCCGACACTGGTACTATGGGTGCATGCCGAAACAGACACCTTACGCTCGCGGCTTAACAAGCGTGTAGATAAGATGCTCGAGCGAGGACTATTGCACGAGGTCGCGACATTGAGCAAAGGCGCCGCTGAACATGCTGCGGCTGACATCCCTATCGACGAATCGCGTGGCATCTGGGTCAGCATCGGCTACAAAGAGTTCAAAGACTTCAGTCGTGCACAGGCAGATCCTTCTGTTGACGCAGCAAAGCTCGAGAAGATGAAAGCCGAAGGTGTCGAAAGAACACAAATTGCCACACGCCAGTATGCCAAGCGACAGGTCCGATGGATCCGCATCAAGCTTGTCAATGCCCTCGCGGAATCTAGGTCGAGCGAGAGCCTGTATCTTCTGGACGGTACCGATGTCAGCCGCTTCGACGACGATGTTATCGAGCCTGCGGTCAAACTGGCTGGGCAGTTTCTGAGAGGCGAAGAACTGCCCCAACCTGCATCGATGTCGGCAGCAGCTAAGGAGTTGCTTCAGCCTACTCGCGATTACGATCTTGCTCCGAAGCCGGAGAAGTGGGCAAAGCAGTATTGTCTCGCCTGCGATGTTACTTGTGTCACACCCGAGCAATGGCAAATGCATACCAAGAGCAAAGCGCATAAGAAGTTGACCGCAAAGCTCCGACAAGCTGAACATCAACCAGGGCGCCAGAATGACTGA
- a CDS encoding ABC transporter domain-containing protein yields MAPVAPKGPPSIKTKDLSYAFPDGSSGLTDISLDLPGGARCLLIGANGAGKTTLLRLVSGKRMAPAGTVSVADIDPFSTGLEGVTYLGLEWVLNPIVRSDIGVPELLKSVGGDHYPERRDELVRILDVDLSWHLHAVSDGERRRVQLCMGLLRPWTVLLLDEITVDLDLLSRHNFLQFLKKETETRDCTIVYATHILDNLAQWPSHLVHMSLGKVKKWGPIDTFEVPRTDGGEEGNSRLGQLVMSWLREDLAERGPRNARKAEGMSYQNLEGKGGYGAESKK; encoded by the exons ATGGCTCCAGTCGCACCCAAAGGGCCACCTTCAATCAAAACCAAAGACCTCTCTTATGCCTTTCCCGACGGCAGCAGTGGTCTCACGGACATCAGCCTCGACCTCCCCGGCGGCGCTCGTTGCCTCCTCATAGGCG CAAATGGCGCGGGCAAGACAACCCTTCTCCGCCTCGTCTCCGGCAAACGTATGGCACCAGCTGGCACCGTGAGCGTCGCCGATATCGACCCCTTCAGCACGGGCCTCGAAGGCGTCACCTACCTTGGTCTGGAATGGGTCCTGAACCCCATCGTCCGCAGTGACATTGGAGTCCCAGAACTACTCAAGTCAGTCGGCGGAGACCACTATCCCGAGCGCCGCGACGAGCTGGTCCGAATTCTGGATGTGGACCTCTCGTGGCATCTACACGCCGTCTCTGACGGCGAGAGGCGCAGAGTCCAGCTTTGCATGGGACTGTTGAGGCCATGGACCGTGTTGCTTCTGGATGAGATTACGGTCGACTTAGATCTGCTTTCTCGCCATAATTTCTTGCAGTTCCTCAAGAAGGAGACTGAGACGAGGGATTGCACGATTGTGTATGCTACGCACATTCTGGACAATCTGGCGCAGTGGCCCAGCCACCTGGTGCACATGTCGCTGGGTAAAGTGAAGAAGTGGGGACCTATCGATACGTTTGAGGTCCCAAGGACGGACGGTGGGGAAGAAGGAAACAGTAGACTGGGTCAGCTAGTTATGAGTTGGTTGAGAGAGGATTTGGCAGAGCGAGGACCTAGGAACGCGCGCAAGGCAGAAGGGATGAGTTATCAGAATCTTGAGGGCAAGGGAGGGTATGGCGCAGAGAGCAAGAAGTGA